One segment of Meriones unguiculatus strain TT.TT164.6M chromosome X, Bangor_MerUng_6.1, whole genome shotgun sequence DNA contains the following:
- the LOC110543370 gene encoding large ribosomal subunit protein eL29-like yields the protein MAKSKNHTTHNQFHKWHRNGIQKPRSQRYDSLEGVDPKFLRNMRFAKKHNKKGLKKMQANNAKTMSVQAEVIKALVEPAAVKPKMPKGPSHKLRHLAFITHPNLGKQIQSYMAKGRRLCKSKPKFQTKAEATAPAKGIVLAPAQAPKGAQAPVKAL from the coding sequence ATGGCCAAGTCCaagaaccacaccacacacaaccagtTCCATAAATGGCACAGAAACGGCATCCAGAAACCCCGGTCACAAAGATATGACTCTCTTGAGGGGGTGGACCCCAAATTCTTGAGGAACATGCGCTTTGCCAAGAAGCACAACAAGAAAGGCCTGAAGAAGATGCAAGCAAACAACGCAAAGACAATGAGTGTGCAAGCAGAGGTCATCAAGGCCCTTGTGGAGCCTGCAGCTGTTAAACCCAAGATGCCAAAGGGCCCCAGCCACAAACTCAGGCATCTGGCTTTCATCACTCACCCCAATCTTGGGAAGCAGATTCAAAGCTATATGGCTAAGGGTCGTAGGCTCTGCAAATCAAAACCCAAGTTTCAAACCAAGGCAGAGGCCACAGCTCCAGCTAAAGGCATAGTTTTAGCTCcagctcaggctcccaaaggtgCCCAGGCCCCTGTGAAGGCCTTGTAG